The Amphiura filiformis chromosome 1, Afil_fr2py, whole genome shotgun sequence nucleotide sequence GATTTTTGCGAAGGACATGTGGCTATTTTTTCTAAAAggtccatagaagtcaaatcaaAGGTCCATGgaagtcaaatcaatcgtcaaaccttactagccagagaatggtcacggaattgaggttttgGACCTTATTAATTATATATACTATGTGTATTTCACTATACTGCAGTAACAAGTTGTTTTTGATAGATTGTCAAGTATCATACAACTatcaaagtaattttaatcaatacTCAGTCTTACTAATTGGGATATTTTATAATGAATTAATGTTGTTCTATAATCTTATATATTGATGGTATCTAGTGTATAAAGATCCATTAATCTgcttacaaaatatccagtaaaatgttttccttttgtaTGCTCTGTATTTTATTGCATGCCATTTGCGACTGATTGACACCCCCTCCCGGTGTTCCCCATTGTCGTTTTTACAATATTCAGTATACCGTCCACAAGTGAGATTAGTTGagggcagtgttcgaaataagttgGGCACTTCGGCTAAAAGTCCGACAATATTATGCTACCGTATTGGCATTTGAAGTTTCGtcaacaaagtgaacaatgctggCTCCAACACCAATCCATAGTATTTACCTATATATTAACATATTTATAAGAGTCTTAAAAATGGATCAATGCAGGGTAACattgaaatatttaaatttgagtTTTATCCTATAATGAAGACCCGTGGATTTCGAACCCAATGACCCAGAACGCCTGGACAATTTTGGTATAGGAAATAGCGAAGGAGAGAGAGGATGGACAACAGAATAAAGGCAACCTGAGGAGCACGTGCgaccgagtggataaggcgcacgactcataatccataggttgcgagttcgaaccctagctacaaattgcattgtgtctgtttaggtgtgattAGTGTTagttctagcaatttgacctgccggatcaccattagagtttgaaatcaaccttatttttttttaacatgcCTTTGATGTGCAATATCCAAGATGATAACATTAAATGCAATGTTCTATTGTTCAGACTTTATGCCGTACTGCTATTTCCAAGACATTTTAACTGACAAGGAATAGAGCTACTTTAGCAGGAATTCCAAGTGATAACATGGATAATGTTGGAGTAAACCAAAAGAGGTCTTAAAAACTAATGTTTTTTCCATTCTATGATGTCAGTTAGAGCTACTTTGGCAGAAAGTCCGATCCAATGGATCCAATGAGGAATCTTGGGGACCTCTTAAAATGGATTAGTTCACATGTGGATTAGCAAAATGGAGAAATGGTACCCGTAGATATACAGTAGTTTCCTCTCTTGGAGCTCTTGTCCGCATTAATTCCCATTATAGGACAGTCACTGCATGATGTGGATCCACACTCGACGGTGTTGTAGATACATAAGCCTTCAATACTGACAGCAAAGTATTCATAGGCACGCGAATGACTGCAACAACCATCGTTAGGCCAAAAGTCTATATCACCACactaaaaacaggaaaatatgaaaaatgatgTCAGCGCGTCGACAGCAAACCCTAAATAGGCTTAAATGATAACAAGTAAGATCGGACGTTAATTTAGGTAATTTTTAGAACAGTTAATTCACATTTGAGAGGCGAAAGTATTAATATATTAATGCACGACTTCATTGACTTGTGTGTGTTCCCGGTTAGACGGAAGTTACTCGTGAAAACAGTCTAGCATCGTAAcatactatagtttgatcagctcgtaataggcgggaaatattaggcttttaccactacgccgaaaagtagacccacgctaagagtgctattagttgatctgtctggtccatattttgtatgttaaagaaagtagacaaagtataggacttgaataatAATTCTTGATGCTtgtggcgagatgtcacaagaatattctcaaaataaaatattttgatattaatccgcgatgttataaggcccgcctgTTACgcgctgatcaaagtataaccaATGTTTCCAAGAAGTAGTTGGCATAATGTTGCGCTAAGTCGGTGATATGCAAAGAGCTGTAATAACATAGAGGGGGCATTGAATAGATTATGTTTCATCgactattcatcgagaggtaccttttgttcatgacaaaagggttccgccattaaatcggttactgacctgacagcgtataaATGCTTTACCAGTAAGGCTACAGTCAATAAGCGAataaacgaaagtcacgtgaagGCGCCTACTTGaggagaggtaccttttgttctcatacagcccacgggtgtgattgagtagccaaAAGCATGAACAAATGAAAACTTACATTTTTGCTTGTTGCATGCAATGATAACAGCCAAGAAtccaaatttccttgtttttgcctgttttgaataaatttaatATTCAAAATTGCCCGAAAAATTGCCACATTTGAATAAACTTCCATtcgaattttaaaagttcacccATTTTCGTTTCAAATATGTAAACTTTGATCCTTTGGCTTTCTAGTTCATGTAAAATATTTTATCCCAGATGGTTAAAGGGGTATAAAtacatctggcaacactgtaggtttcagttttttttttttctcccgaAAATATGGACTTGCCAGGGGTCTGAGAGAGTTGTCCTTCTTTGTAGCCGGTGGTCATGCAGGAACATTATTGGGCCACAAAACTAAGGTGTCAAAAGTTAGATCTTGTTAAAGCAGCATTGCCAGATCAGATTGTAAAGGTGTTTTATAGTTGGCCTAGAGAGCTAAAACTAATTCTAACATGTTTTCTCAATCAAAAACAACAATTCTGCAAGTTGTGTTGCAATGTACAAATTGTATAATGCCCACCTCCCCACATGAGAATTGTAAATTCGATGCCAACCAAAAGAGCAAAATCTGTTTTTGAACTCTCACGCCGAGGATAAATGTTTTTGTAGCATACTTGAACAGGAGAGGTTTATTGCATTATACGATGGACTTTTGGATTAAACCTTTTGTGTCAAATCGTAAGTAATAGATAAGGTTTCTAATACCAACCTGACCTGGTCATACTGAATTtggcttttttttcaaaatgtcatggaGTACAATAATTGTTTATGCATGCTACTTTCGTGTGTTATATTAAAAGTTGTGGTTTTCACAAagatatttttattaaaataaatggaTGAATAAAGTAGTATCAATACTGTATTGTAAAAACTTAAATTGGCAGTCTCTAATTCTTGGAAAGATGTTGAGGGTCACCGCACCTTGTCCAACAATCAAGCAGCTGAATGGCACCAAATATTTTTAGAATATCTAATTGTCCAGCATTGCAAAGGCTCTTTCTGTCATCTTATACCTAACGTTTGTATTAAATGTGAACGCCGGGGTCAACACTCTGGGCATTAGTGTGATAACAGAGTGAAGTATTTTAAAACTTACAACCAATCAGAGTGCTTGAATTGAGCAtggaaaattgaaaatataaaattaaaaagatgacAAACGAAAAACCAATCAAACAAACCAAACATAACAGTGATAGGGAAGAAGAGGAGAGGATAAACTTTGCTGAAGAGTAGCTGAAAATACCACAGTGAATAGAATTATAAGATGAACTGACTGAACTGAGTGGGAGAGGACGAGAGGGGGAGATAGAAAACGAGATGAGTGGGAGGGGGAAACTCGCACGGGGCTTTGCAAATctaaagtcttttttttttaaagtgtcgtATTAATAGACCATTTTGATTCGGACACATTTCTACCTTTAAACAAATGAGGtaagacgaagaaaattgctatttcattccagcccctatacaatgcgtgtattagctcgtcAATTGTATCAACATATCAAGATTATTGCCGGAGCTTTACGCAGTTGGGAtctacaaacaagacgtaagacgaatagcgatgcACACAGTTTACACGTCACTGATTCAAAAATGCAATGATGCACATGTACGCGATGTTTTAAGCCGtaactcgatcggtgaactcgaataaaaccggagatctttGGATTTCAtataaaacttaaattttactataATTTAAGCACTTCAGACTTAGTCTTGTGGTATTTTAGTAGGCTACTCCATTCACCAataaaatcatgcaaaaagtagaaattcaagaaaaatgaaTCGCTTCGCTATGGAGCATAGCACACATTATGGCCCATCCTGCCGGTAATAAATAGTATAATCTTATCGCCAATACGTGTCcgtccttcggtcgtgttatggtacgatcctttgttatGTAGGTTACCGTCCCGTACGCCAcctacgtactgtgttatgaacatcgtgtatgtacTAATAAtaaattccatcgtaataattaaacgacgcacagcgtcatcatccctatatcttcgtgtcaaaaaattTTCTACgcgtggcgattttgttcgagataggccgagcgactcaggctaagcatagtacgactatcatgtgagacaccaccaagttctattctacaaattattacgatttgcgcatgctctagtatccataatggtgttgctattacaaggaaattcgatttgttttgaaatgcaatacactaattagcgaccattgctgttggctctggatacatttttattgcattttcgGCGTAACGATTTTAAAATCGTAagataaaattgtgatatatttaattttgagaattacaattatatggtcgaatccaaccaaaagtgtccacgggccgaaataaaaatgtctccacaattttttccttttgcccattgattgatgacatattggccttataggaaccaaaagtgccattactaatcttgaaaaataaatccaggacgtgtgatagtaaatgtgatatcaaaacccaatgttacctacgattaccactaggatgctttcactatcgcaatactaatcaacctaaaacaaatggaatattcccattaacgcttttttcgtgtaatgtagaccacagggtgtcagaaaAATGCTAGCTcagccagaaaatatttgttttatttttataatgcgatcaatatgatcttagtcaatttatgctagtttatttttgaaaatgaagtttaggtcagtttctgtattttatttatcaaatgagtatgaatcaatttacacattgtataagaacgagtaggatatatgttttcaagaatattaggaattatacgcatacacctaacgctttatacaatgaaaaggtgaagaaccccgggtattcgtaggtaacatgagcgatttaacaatatctatattaataataataataataataaataagcatttataatgcgccatttatctagaaaattaaatctaatccaaggcgcaGAAAACATGAAAACAGAGTTTACAAAAAAGTATAGCTGATTAAAACAAATCAGCTATCCAAATTGTTAGCTCaatacaatttcatacaaaatacatgtacaatcaACATGAAACCAAAGAATccataaatacatgtaaaacaaaaatacagaGCAGTATAAAAGCATGATAAATCAAACACTGACATTATACGCAGCATTGAATAAGAAAGTCTTGAGTCCAGATTTGAACTGATCAACAGAAATTGATTGTCTCAGATTATAgggaagcgagttccaaagttTTGGTGCAACAGTAGAAAAAGCACGGTCTCCCAGAGAATAATTAGATCGTGGAATTTTTAATAGACATTTGTCTGACGATCTGAGAGtgtattgagtttagaggtttaaattttgctattatggtaatgaattaataaaatggtagttttagatctctttcagatggtacgtccaaatgaataaatgctattaccttagatccaaaaaaaaaaattgatgcttttagcaagattttgaccacttcattttgatatacaagtagttaatcagcaattttacataataaataattgttgaatgaatccgtatatgggtaataatagtgtcctggggtaccgcttaaagtttttgacaattaatttccattggtagggacacttcattacacatgtcatgtattatgctgtattcgtaagtaacatttcagtatttgtaggtaagaattagacttttggtggatatcgcaatcaaaacttcattttataaagcactttgaatgtattattttctttatgtgcgtttattgatactttagaccctatcatgtattaataatgtcggttcacagcggttgaaagaggattgaagtaagaaacaaaggcactaaagtgactttaatttgcttaattgcacacaaatcgcttaaaaccgttattgcagacttgtgaagtccatcttggagtcagttacgtcttgtggcctttcgtttgagggcaactacaattagctttataccagggtccatcactgtgttgtctagatcatgaaacAATGAGAAcggtcgttttttccatggtattcgtaggtaaccttagcgaaaacgtcaaaagttaccttcgaataaatcaatttggacacaaattactcagaaaccagaaggtcggtaaacatttaaaatgaagcacacgtgacagttgacaaatccaagtatgtatccccttctaatcttctttgaatctgatttttctttcaaatgagcagaccgtcgtctatttcagtacatatttttcaacaattaagccgtattcacttttgcatggtgggcatgtatgtgaattcgcaactttcattgacatatgatttgatagcaattAAAcacacaggccttcgttatgtaccaatatgggcattggcatgaatggcggtgtttcacaatactgtcatgataaacaattgtattcgtaggtaacattcggttaccgaaatttacctacgaatacttgcttttattgttgacatctcagaaatatttaaacgcaggctattgaaacttggtagaaataaagagtgtattaccctgcacctattgcttaactattgtttactattctctcactttgtggaaatgacacagcttttaacatatattcggaggtaatgcatattttttaccaaacctacctttgtgccatttagaatttctggcagctaaacacaataataaagatgtccgaatgcaatgcatttcagtattggacatatcaaagtttgtatcaattgcgcatttattagtgatttccattttttaaagatatatctagtgctatgaaaaattgtattcgtaggtaatgtgaaaaaataccactcaaaatattatcacaaaaaattcataattatgtacaaatatgtgaaaaattgaacaggcaatctttgaatacacacctttcagaaaatcaatttagattcaatccaatgacttcttttcataactgatttagatgtttttaaaaatactttaagaaatattttgaaaaaatgggtaaaaatagcatgttttgggtctctgtgtctaagtttttcacagaaggggtcttattatatatggcgcgaagcgtatgatcaaggcgaataaacacaatacaaaaacgaatgccaattgattaatacttttaagttatggccctgaacatgccgtgtacacttttcgttggattcgaccatataaaggaacacaaatagcccattcacctaaaatccaggtgcttgtattgaatattcgatcacacgtgtatttcACAATGCATGTGTAAACTTTCTTCatctatgtcaacaatagaatattgatttcaccggcaccaacggagtatggagctatgaaaaaaatatttataatacagggtgttgacactgcgtattattcaaaatctcggattttgacaaaactacagcacttagagtcttgatttttgcagggtatgttgttttaataaagtacaatatcaaTACgtgtaaaaaattttgaaaaatattgagggcgtcttcctcagcaaatgttataatatgaatTTAAATCAGATTCATTTACGCGTCATATTTAACAATGAAGTCCAATTACAGACCCAATTTCTTTAATATAAACTGACCCTTTGTGTACAAGTCTTTAAGGCGGGCCGGAGGGGAGCATAAGGTATTAattctattctgtagaagtagtgatgtaacaggattaattaccatagcaatataaaGGGAGAATAAATGGGAAAAACGCAAAAACCTACATGTATGTCTATTCCAATGGTGGTTTTGGCAGTGTGAATGATATCAACAAATACAGCGTCGCCAGCATCAATACGGCAAGATGGATCCGTGTCGCGATAACTCGGACCGGCGGGATCGAGACCTGTGTCATGTGTTAGgaaaaaataaatgtataatgataacaataagaATAGCAATAAACAATaacgatgaagatgatgaagacgacgacgataatgatgatgatgacgatgacaacGACAGCAATGATGATGACAAGATTAGTATCAAATATGAGAAAATAATTGGTCCTTTACCACCTTTATAGGCCCTTTATTGCTCAAAACCTCGAACCTGTTATTCGTCCAACCGCCCCGGCTAGATGTGCCCCCGCAAGGCCTGCAACATGAGCACCTAGACTATGTCCTGTCATATGAAGGCTTCCAATTGGAACCCCAACCTCATTGGAAAGGTGCTGTAGAAAAAGTTGAATCTGTTTGGCTACAATACGCGTATTTTGAACTGCTTGAGGATAGTCACTCCCTGATTGCCATTCGACGATGATGGTGTTGTATTTTCCCTATAATTAAAGTGGAAAAGGGTAAGCTATAGACGATTCTTATAATTGGCACCTTTTCGCCGTTGATGGCGTTTCCGGCTCGGCTAACTCCAATTTAGCGGAACG carries:
- the LOC140148147 gene encoding pancreatic lipase-related protein 2-like isoform X1, whose protein sequence is MWFQEYRLVFLLLLFLTVTAIVTVFATVTVTETIRVDHTSDNNNMIAKEVKTDNKEGGKSLYVKPEVKPLATCKRVPCVCYDNLDCFPVRPECGENNKSPLPNSPSDLGTRFLLFTSKKPQSSQLLNYSTIGSEFIRAGFDTAVETKVLIHGFTDNADSPAVKSVKDAFLKMGKYNTIIVEWQSGSDYPQAVQNTRIVAKQIQLFLQHLSNEVGVPIGSLHMTGHSLGAHVAGLAGAHLAGAVGRITGLDPAGPSYRDTDPSCRIDAGDAVFVDIIHTAKTTIGIDIHCGDIDFWPNDGCCSHSRAYEYFAVSIEGLCIYNTVECGSTSCSDCPIMGINADKSSKRGNYCISTGTISPFC
- the LOC140148147 gene encoding pancreatic lipase-related protein 2-like isoform X2, translated to MWFQEYRLVFLLLLFLTVTAIVTVFATVTVTETIRVDHTSDNNNMIAKEVKTDNKEGVPCVCYDNLDCFPVRPECGENNKSPLPNSPSDLGTRFLLFTSKKPQSSQLLNYSTIGSEFIRAGFDTAVETKVLIHGFTDNADSPAVKSVKDAFLKMGKYNTIIVEWQSGSDYPQAVQNTRIVAKQIQLFLQHLSNEVGVPIGSLHMTGHSLGAHVAGLAGAHLAGAVGRITGLDPAGPSYRDTDPSCRIDAGDAVFVDIIHTAKTTIGIDIHCGDIDFWPNDGCCSHSRAYEYFAVSIEGLCIYNTVECGSTSCSDCPIMGINADKSSKRGNYCISTGTISPFC